Proteins encoded together in one Anopheles darlingi chromosome 3, idAnoDarlMG_H_01, whole genome shotgun sequence window:
- the LOC125954126 gene encoding nucleolar GTP-binding protein 2 — protein sequence MPKVSSRSGPPRKFSINKSKHSMNPDRPTEGLKGVGKPRTKATIKRLQMYRNFKAKRNRDGKILTPAPFQGWVASGTVARVEPTPKWFANSRVISQKALQKFQEEMGKAVNDPYKVIMKPTNLPITLLNETARYQRVHLLDTESYDKVFGKKQLRKRPSLKVRDLEDLTKTAEESADRYDEAKDHDLERDDGGVRDAVREYIFAAGQSKRIWNELHKVIDSADVLLQVLDARDPMGTRSKYIETFLRKEKPHKHLFFILNKVDLVPIWVTQRWVAILSKEYPTIAFHASLTHPFGKGALINLLRQIGKLHVDKKQISVGFIGYPNVGKSSVINALRSKKVCKVAPIAGETKVWQYITLMKRIFLIDCPGVVYPTAETDTEKVLKAVVRVELINNLEDYIEEVLKRIRKEYVVKTYGVSEWTDHIDFLEQIARKTGKLLKKGEPDVQTVSRMILNDWQRGRLPFYVAPEGFEIPKSAQEMPSEAVADGEGDAVADRTVEEDQKSSYSGVTATPTLPDTVKKGRELFQIQDFRKIKVNLEFESEDIREIDKIDLELLEKLKEEKKNEAKAKKANRKKTASKATGDGEQEEDEDSSGISDFYSEDEYDEDEGRVVHRSAKDKSGESKKKPNTVVTDMAEEPQASTSGSTSNAAGTSTTTKLTSKQKRAIERAGKRKKIGSNFYETHNVKNRNRNKKPKQDS from the coding sequence ATGCCGAAAGTAAGCTCCCGGTCGGGGCCACCCCGGAAGTTTTCGATTAACAAATCGAAACACTCAATGAACCCGGATCGGCCCACCGAAGGACTGAAGGGGGTGGGCAAACCGCGAACGAAAGCCACGATCAAGCGGCTGCAGATGTACAGAAACTTTAAGGCGAAGCGCAACCGCGATGGAAAGATCCTGACGCCGGCACCGTTCCAGGGTTGGGTTGCCAGCGGTACGGTGGCCCGCGTCGAACCGACGCCCAAGTGGTTCGCCAACTCGCGCGTCATCTCCCAGAAGGCGCTCCAGAAGTTTCAGGAGGAGATGGGCAAAGCGGTAAACGATCCGTACAAGGTGATCATGAAGCCAACGAATCTACCGATCACGCTGCTGAACGAAACGGCCCGGTACCAGCGGGTGCATCTGCTCGATACGGAAAGCTACGATAAGGTGTTCGGGAAGAAGCAGCTCCGTAAGCGTCCCTCGCTGAAGGTGCGCGATTTGGAGGATTTGACAAAAACGGCGGAAGAATCGGCGGACCGGTACGACGAGGCGAAGGATCACGATCTGGAGCGCGACGATGGGGGTGTGCGGGATGCGGTACGAGAGTACATCTTTGCCGCTGGCCAGAGTAAGCGCATCTGGAACGAGCTGCACAAGGTGATCGATTCGGCcgacgtgctgctgcaggtgctggaTGCCCGCGATCCGATGGGCACTAGATCGAAGTACATAGAGACGTTTTTACGGAAGGAGAAACCACACAAGCATCTGTTCTTCATCCTCAACAAGGTGGATCTGGTGCCGATCTGGGTGACGCAGCGTTGGGTTGCGATCTTGAGCAAGGAGTACCCAACGATTGCATTCCACGCTTCTCTCACACATCCGTTCGGTAAAGGTGCGCTCATTAATCTACTGCGACAGATCGGTAAGCTGCACGTGGACAAGAAACAGATCAGCGTCGGCTTTATCGGGTACCCGAACGTCGGCAAATCGTCCGTTATCAATGCGCTGCGCAGCAAGAAGGTGTGCAAAGTGGCACCGATCGCCGGTGAAACGAAGGTCTGGCAGTACATTACGCTCATGAAGCGCATCTTTCTGATCGATTGCCCGGGTGTCGTGTATCCGACGGCGGAAACCGATACCGAAAAAGTGCTGAAGGCGGTGGTGCGGGTTGAGCTGATCAACAATCTGGAAGACTACATCGAGGAAGTGCTGAAGCGCATCCGCAAGGAGTACGTCGTGAAAACGTACGGTGTGAGCGAGTGGACGGACCATATCGACTTCCTGGAACAGATTGCCCGCAAAACGGGCAAACTGCTGAAGAAGGGTGAACCGGATGTGCAGACCGTTTCGAGAATGATACTGAACGATTGGCAGCGTGGCCGTTTACCGTTTTATGTCGCTCCGGAAGGATTCGAGATACCAAAGTCTGCGCAAGAAATGCCTTCGGAAGCCGTTGCCGACGGCGAGGGTGATGCGGTGGCCGATCGAACGGTGGAGGAAGACCAGAAGAGTAGCTATTCGGGTGTGACGGCAACACCGACGCTGCCCGATACGGTCAAAAAGGGTCGCGAGTTATTCCAGATCCAGGACTTCCGAAAGATTAAGGTAAACCTCGAGTTTGAGAGCGAAGATATCCGCGAGATCGATAAGATCGATCtcgagctgctggagaaacttaaagaggaaaagaagaacgaaGCCAAGGCGAAAAAGGCGAACCGGAAGAAGACGGCATCGAAAGCGACCGGCGATGGCgagcaggaagaggacgaagatTCGTCCGGCATCAGCGATTTCTACTCCGAGGATGAGTACGATGAAGACGAGGGGCGTGTGGTTCACCGTAGCGCCAAGGATAAGAGTggcgaaagcaaaaagaaaccgaATACTGTGGTCACCGATATGGCGGAGGAACCACAGGCCAGCACGAGCGGATCCACATCGAATGCggccggcaccagcaccaccacgaagcTTACGTCCAAACAGAAGCGTGCGATCGAACGGGCAGGCAAGCGGAAGA